One part of the Vicia villosa cultivar HV-30 ecotype Madison, WI linkage group LG6, Vvil1.0, whole genome shotgun sequence genome encodes these proteins:
- the LOC131613522 gene encoding uncharacterized protein LOC131613522 → MNRPEHVWRLTWKFLADGILYDQRLLARDQGLTLSDAELKELTLIAIETLLQNNNKSLKDFKPMPYPKDFVVSFIGNRLLYDERQYDVLEQQLFAKLYSSLTDEQGNIFHEIMDAVEKQRGGVFFLYGYGGTGKTFMWKTLSAALRSKKKIVLPVASSGIASLLLQGGRTAHSRFKILVPTLEISICNINKKDDLVELLKVTDLIIWDEAPMANKFCFESLDKSLKDIMSGMPNASQKIFGGKVFVFGGDLRQILPVIPRGTRSDIIHATINSSYIWDHCKVLKLTKNMRLQSGISASTTDDIRTFSEWILNIGDGTMCEPNDGYADICIPQEFLISNFSDPIKAIVEDTYPDLIHNYLDSDYLQSRAILASTIEVVDDINKYITNLLPGEDKEYFSSDSIDKSDATNFDAYEHVTPEFLNALKTSGLPNHSIRLKVGVTIMLMRNLDQSEGLCNGTRLTITRLASHVIEAKIISGKNVGNIIYIPRMSLSPSRSPWPFKLVRRQFPIMVSFAMTINKSQGQSLDHVGLYLPKEVFSHGQLYVAISRVKSKKGLKILIHDKDIEPMCNTTNVVFKEVFQNL, encoded by the exons ATGAATAGACCGGAACATGTGTGGAGATTGACTTGGAAGTTTTTAGCGGATGGCATTCTTTATGATCAACGATTATTGGCAAGAGATCAAG GGTTGACACTAAGTGATGCGGAGCTAAAGGAACTTACTTTAATTGCTATTGAGACACTATtacaaaacaataataaaagtTTGAAAGATTTCAAGCCAATGCCATATCCGAAGGATTTTGTTGTTTCCTTTATAGGAAATCGGCTTCTCTATGATGAACGTCAATACGATGTTCTTGAACAACAACTTTTTGCTAAATTGTACTCATCTCTGACAG ATGAGCAAGGAAACATTTTTCATGAAATCATGGATGCTGTCGAGAAGCAACGAGGTGGAGTCTTTTTCTTATATGGCTATGGAGGAACTGGTAAGACCTTTATGTGGAAGACTTTATCAGCTGCACTTAGGTCTAAGAAAAAAATTGTCTTGCCAGTTGCATCAAGTGGGATTGCAAGTTTATTGTTACAAGGTGGCCGAACAGCTCATTCTAGGTTTAAGATTCTTGTCCCTACTTTAGAAATTTCTATTTGCAACATTAACAAAAAAGATGATCTTGTTGAGCTTCTAAAGGTGACCGATCTTATAATATGGGATGAAGCTCCGATGGCTAACAAATTTTGCTTTGAATCTCTTGAtaaatccttgaaagatattatgaGCGGAATGCCTAATGCATCTCAAAAAATATTTGGAGGTAAGGTTTTCGTCTTTGGTGGTGATTTAAGACAAATTCTCCCCGTTATACCAAGAGGTACTAGATCTGATATTATCCATGCAACAATCAATTCTTCTTATATTTGGGACCACTGTAAAGTCTTGAAGCTTACAAAGAACATGCGGTTACAGTCTGGTATAAGTGCTTCTACTACTGATGACATTAGAACCTTTTCAGAATGGATTTTAAATATTGGGGATGGGACCATGTGTGAGCCGAATGATGGTTATGCTGATATTTGTATTCCACAAGAGTTTTTAATTTCAAACTTTTCAGATCCCATTAAGGCAATTGTGGAGGATACCTACCCTGATCTTATTCATAACTATCTTGATTCGGATTATCTCCAAAGTCGTGCAATCTTAGCTTCAACAATTGAAGTAGTTGATGATATCAACAAATATATCACAAACCTTCTTCCAG GAGAAGACAAAGAATACTTCAGTAGTGATTCTATAGATAAATCTGATGCTACTAACTTTGATGCATATGAGCATGTCACACCTGAATTCCTTAATGCTCTCAAAACTTCTGGATTGCCTAATCATTCAATTAGGTTGAAAGTTGGTGTCACAATAATGTTAATGCGCAATTTAGATCAGTCTGAAGGCTTGTGCAATGGTACACGACTCACTATAACAAGACTTGCATCTCATGTCATTGAAGctaagatcatttctggaaaaaatGTTGGTAACATCATTTATATTCCTAGGATGTCATTGTCTCCCTCACGGTCACCATGGCCATTTAAATTGGTTAGACGCCAATTCCCCATTATGGTTTCCTTTGCCATGACTATTAACAAGTCTCAAGGACAGTCTCTTGACCATGTTGGTTTGTATTTGCCAAAAGAGGTTTTTAGTCATGGTCAATTATATGTCGCGATTTCAAGAGTTAAGTCAAAAAAAGGATTAAAGATTCTTATTCATGACAAGGATATAGAACCAATGTGTAACACCACTAACGTTGTTTTCAAAGAAGTGTTCCAAAACTTGTGA